The DNA segment CATCACGGTCGCCCGCTCCGGCGAGACCGAGGCGGACTTCATCGCCCGCCTGCTGCCCGCCGCCCAGCAGGCCGTCGCCGACCATGAGCACCTGGCCCGCGGGTACACCGGCGTGGAGAAAGCCGCGGCCGACCCCGTGGCGCTGCGGGACGGAAAGTTCGCCGCCGCCCTGGAGATCGTCCTCGACGGACTGGCGCTGCGGCTGGAAGCAACGGGGCCCGAGCGCCCCTAGGGGCGCGGGGCCGTATCAATATGCGGCTCCGCCGCATGGGCGCGACCGGCCACAACGAACCCGCGGACGCCGGACAGCCCGGCGCGGCATCCCGCGAAGCGCTACCCGTACATCCGGCGCATCGCGAACTCGACCATCTGCTCCACGGCCTTCGCGTCGAAGACCATGCGGTGCTCGCCCTCCATGTCGAGGACGCAGCCGTAGCCGGTCGGCAGCAGGTCGATCACCTCGGCGCCGGTGATGACGAAGTACTTGGACTCCTTGCCCGCGTACCGGCGCAGCTCCTTCAGCGAGGTGAACATCGGGATCACCGGCTGCTGGGTGTTGTGCAGGGCGAGGAAGCCCGGGTTGTCGCCGCGCGGGCAGTAGACCTTCGACGTCGCGAAGACCTGCTGGAAGTCCTCGGCGGACATCTGCCCGGTGGTGAAGGCCCGCACCGCGTCCGCGAGCGAGGGCGGTGACGGCTCGGGGTACAGGGGTGGCTGCTGGCCATAGCCGCCGACGCCGCCGGGCATGGGCTGCTGCGGCGAGGCGTACTGCTGCTGAGCGCCGACGTTCTGGTCGTAGCCGTACATGGACGCAAGAGTACCGAGAGCGGCGGGCAGAGCGGGCCGGTACCGGGGCCGCTACGGGGGCTCCGGCAAAACCGACAGCGAGTCGACAGCCGCCGCACTGCCTTCCGACAGCTGTCCCTCACTAGCGTCTGTCGTATCGGGAGTATCGGGAGGGGTGCCGGAACGGCACCGCACCAGCGAGGGGACAGCCATGGGCCGACACCACGCCGACGAGGTCCACGACGGCGAAGTCCACGAGCACGACAGAGGGCTCTCGTACGACCTTCCCGTCCTCGCCCGCCGGCGCATGATCCGGCTGATGGCGGGGGCGAGCCTGGTCCCGCTGGTGGGCTGCACCTCGCAGGACGGGACCTCGTCGTCCTCGGCCTCCTCCGCCAAGGGCTCCGCGTCGTCGTCCGCGTCGTCGTCCGCCGCGTGCGCGACCATCCCGGACGAGACCGCCGGCCCCTTCCCCGGCGACGGCTCGAACGGCGTGAACGTCCTCAAGGAGAGCGGTGTCGTCCGCAGCGACATCAGAAAGAGCTTCGGCGACTCCGCGGGCGGCACCGCCGAGGGCGTGCCCCTGACCGTCACGCTCACGGTCGTGGACGCCGCCTCCGGCTGCGGGACGCCGAAGAAGGGTGCCGCGGTCTACATCTGGCACTGCGACCGGGCCGGCGACTACTCCCTGTACTCCGAGGGCGTCACCGACGAGAACTACCTGCGCGGCGTCCAGGAGACCGACGACAAGGGCCAGGTCACCTTCAGGAGCATCTTCCCGGGCTGCTACGCGGGCCGCTGGCCGCACATCCACTTCGAGGTCTACGGCAGCCTGGCGGACGCCACGGCGGCCACGTCCATCACCAGCACGTCGCAGCTCGCCTTCCCCAAGGACGTCTGCGACACGGTCTACGCCTCGGACGGCTACGACGAGAGCGTGCGCAACCTCGCCGGTCTCTCCCTGGAAACGGACGGCATCTTCAGCGACGGTTACGACCAGCAGCTCGCCGAGACGAAGGGCAGTGCGGCGGAGGGTTACACGGCGACACTGACGGTTCCGGTGTGACCTGTCACAGATTGCGGATCGGGGTTGCGTCTTATTACTGACGGGTAGCATCATCGTAGCTACTTGTTGGTACGTGAACTAGCGCGAGGAACCAAGTGCCTCGCCGACCCTCTACGGAGCCGTGACCATGGGGCACTACAAGTCGAACCTCCGCGACATCGAGTTCAACCTCTTCGAGGTACTCGGACGCGACAAGCTGTACGGCACGGGTCCGTTCGAGGAGATGGACGTCGAGACCGCGAAGAGCATCCTCGAGGAGCTGACCCGGCTCGCGGAGAACGAGCTGGCCGAGTCCTTCGCCGACGCCGACCGCAACCCGCCGGTCTTCGACCCCGAGACGAACACCGCGCCCGTCCCGGCGTCCTTCAAGAAGAGCTACAAGGCCTTCATGGACTCCGAGTACTGGCGTCTCGGCCTGCCCGAGGCCATCGGTGGCACGACGGCCCCGCCGTCCTTGATCTGGTCGTACGCGGAGCTGATCCTCGGCGCGAACCCGGCCGTGTGGATGTACACCTCCGGCCCGGCGTTCGCCGGCATCCTCCACGACGAGGGCACCGACGTCCAGAAGAAGATCGCGCAGATCGCCGTCGAGCGGACCTGGGGCTCCACCATGGTGCTCACCGAGCCGGACGCCGGCTCGGACGTGGGCGCCGGCCGCACCAAGGCGGTGCAGCAGGATGACGGCTCCTGGCACATCGAGGGCGTCAAGCGCTTCATCACGTCCGGTGAGCACGACATGGAGGAGAACATCCTCCACTACGTGCTGGCCCGCCCCGAAGGCGCAGGTCCGGGCACCAAGGGCCTGTCCCTCTTCCTCGTCCCGAAGTACCTCTTCGACTTCGAGACCGGCGAGCTGGGCGAGCGCAACGGCGTCTACGCCACGAACGTCGAGCACAAGATGGGCCTGAAGGCCTCCAACACCTGCGAGATGACCTTCGGCGACCAGCACCCCGCCAAGGGCTGGCTGATCGGCGACAAGCACGACGGCATCCGCCAGATGTTCCGCATCATCGAGTTCGCCCGCATGATGGTCGGCACGAAGGCGATCTCCACGCTCTCGACGGGCTACCTGAACGCCCTTGAGTACGCCAAGGAGCGCGTCCAGGGCCCCGACCTCGCGAACTTCATGGACAAGTCCGCGCCCAAGGTCACCATCACCCACCACCCGGACGTGCGCCGCTCGCTCATGACGCAGAAGGCGTACGCGGAGGGCATGCGCGCGCTGGTGCTGTACACGGCGTCGGTGCAGGACGCGATCGCCGTCAAGGAGGCCGCGGGCGAGGACGTCAAGACCGAGCACGCGCTGAACGACCTGCTCCTGCCGATCGTGAAGGGCTACGGCTCCGAGAAGGGCTACGAGCAGCTCGCCCAGTCGCTGCAGACCTTCGGCGGCTCCGGGTTCCTGCAGGAGTACCCGATCGAGCAGTACATCCGCGACGCCAAGATCGACACCCTGTACGAGGGCACGACGGCGATCCAGGGCCAGGACTTCTTCTTCCGGAAGATCGTCCGCAACCAGGGCGCCGCGCTGAACTCGCTCGCCGAGGACATCAAGAAGTTCCTGGCGCTCGGCGAGGGCGGCGAGGAGCTGGCCGGTGCCCGCGAGCACCTCGCGAAGGCCGCCGTCGAGCTGGAGGCGATCGTCGGCCTGATGCTGACGGACCTCGCGGCCACCGAGCAGGACGTCAAGAACATCTACAAGGTGGGCCTGAACACCACCCGCCTGCTGCTGGCCTCCGGTGACGTGGTCGTCGGCTACCTGCTGCTCAAGGGTGCCGCGGTCGCCGCGGAGAAGCTTCCGACGGCCTCCGCCAAGGACAAGGCGTTCTACGCGGGCAAGATCGCCGCGGCGAAGTTCTTCGCGGCCAACGTCCTGCCGGGCGTCACCGGTGCGCGCAAGCTCGCCGAAGGCGTCGAGCTGGACCTGATGGAGCTGGACGAGGCCGCCTTCTAGTCGGCCCCTTCCAGTCGGCGGCCCCTTCCAGTCGGCGAAGGGGCGTCGGCGAAGGGGCGCCCTCACCGCCCCTTTCCAGCCACCTGTTCCAGTCACTCACGGACATTCCACATCGCCCTTACGAGGGCCCGCTCCCCTTCACCGGGAGCGGGCCCTCGTACGTCGTTAAGGTGAACCCCATGAGCGAACCCCCCCGCTTCGACCGCGGCCACACCGACGACCTCATGTCCTTCCTGGCGGCGAGCCCCACGCCGTACCACGCCGTGGCGAACACCGCCGAACGGCTGGAAAAGGCCGGATTCAGGCAGGTCTCGGAGACGGACGCCTGGGACGGGACGAGCGGCGGCAAGTACGTGCTGCGCGGTGGCGCGATCGTGGCCTGGTACGTCCCCGAGGGCGCGGCGCCCCACACGCCGTACCGGATCGTCGGCGCCCACACGGACTCCCCCAACCTGCGCGTGAAGCCGCTGCCCGACACCGGAGCGCACGGCTGGCGGCAGGTGGCCGTGGAGATCTACGGCGGACCGCTCCTGAACTCCTGGCTCGACCGCGACCTGGGCATCGCCGGCCGGCTGACGCTGCGGGACGGTACGACCCGGCTGGTGAACGTGGACCGGCCGCTGCTGCGCGTCCCCCAACTCGCCATCCACCTGGACCGTTCCGTGTCCGCGGAAGGGCTCAAGCTCGACAAGCAGCGGCATCTGCAGCCCATTTGGGGCCTCGGCGGCGACGTGCGCGACGGCGACCTGATCGCCTTCCTGGAGGAGACGGCCGGGCTCGCGGCGGGCGAGGTCGCCGGCTGGGACCTGATGGTGCACTCCGTGGAGCCGCCGGCCTACCTGGGCCGGGACAAGGAGCTCGTCGCGGGCCCGCGCATGGACAACCTGCTCTCGGTCCACGCCGGAGTGGCGGCGCTGGCCGCGGTGGCCGGCTCGGGCGCCGGACTGCCGTACATCCCGGTGCTGGCCGCCTTCGACCACGAGGAGAACGGCTCGCAGAGCGACACGGGCGCGGACGGGCCGCTGCTGGGTGGCGTACTGGAGCGCTCGGTGTTCGCGCGCGGGGGGTCGTACGAGGACCGGGCGCGGGCCTTCGCCGGCACGGTCTGTCTGTCCTCCGACACGGGCCACGCGGTCCACCCCAACTACGCGGAGCGCCACGACCCGACGCACCACCCGCGCGTCAACGGCGGGCCGATCCTGAAGGTCAACGTCAACAACCGCTACGCGACCGACGGTTCGGGCCGGGCGGTGTGGGCGGCGGCCTGCGAGAGGGCCGACGTGCCCTTCCAGTCCTTCGTCTCCAACAACTCCATGCCCTGCGGCACGACGATCGGCCCGATCACCGCGGCCCGGCACGGCATCAAGACCGTCGACATCGGCGTGGCGATCCTTTCCATGCACAGCGCGCGGGAGTTGTGCGGCGCGGAAGACCCGTGGCTGCTGGCGAACTCGTTGGTGGCGTTCCTGGAGGGGTAGTTCCTGGGCGGTGGGGTACCCGCCTCCGACCGGAACCACCGGACCGGACAGGGAGGCGACAACTCATGGGCCTCGGCGGGTGCATCATCCTCATCGCCGCGGGAGCCATCCTCACGTTTGCAACGGACTGGGAGATGGAGGGGGTCAATCTCGACCTGGTCGGGATCATCCTCATGATCGTGGGGCTCATCGGCGTCACGACGTTCAGCAGCATCGCCAGGCGCAAGCGCGTGGTGGTACCGCCGACGACCCCGGTCGTCGGCGAGCAGCCCCACCGGCGGGACGGCTACAGCGACGGTTACGGCGCCTGAGACTCCGCCCCGCTGTCCGTCCCGGCGAGCACGATCTCAGGGTTGAGGTGGAGGGTGCGGGAGAGGTCGGTGCCCGCACCCTCACCCTCACCCGAGAACAGCAGCTCGGGCGGGCGGCGGCGACTAGGAGCCGCGTCGAAGGGCCATGGATGAACTCCAGATACCGACCTGTGAGCCCGGACGCCGGACGAGGTGTCAGGGGATCCGCTGCCCGGCAGGCCTAGCGCAACGCGTGCCCGGTCGTCGCGTCCACATGGTCCGGCACCTCGTCGTGGTGGTCGCCGACGGTCAGGGTGCCCGTGGGTTCGAAGAGGAGGATGGCCGCGGGGGCGGGGGCGTACGGCTTGTGTTCGGTGCCGCGGGGGACCGTGAAGACGGCGCCCTTGGGGAGGACGACCGTGCGCTCGCCCTGGGGCTCCCGCAGGGCGATGTGCAGTTCGCCCTCCAGGACCAGGAAGAACTCGTCGGTGTGGTCGTGCACGTGCCAGACGTGCTCGCCGTCGACCTTGGCCACGCGGACGTCGTAGTCGTTGACGGCCGTCACGATGCGCGGGCTCCAGGTCTGCGTGAAGGAGGCGAGGGCGTCGCCGAGCGATATGGGTTCCATGTGCTCAGCGTGCGGGGTGGTCCGGGAACCGCGCGAGTGCTAGGAATCGCATATGGCGCAAGGATCCTCTCAGCAGCCGTCCACGCACCGCGTCGCCGTGATCGTCGACGAGGGCACCAACCCCTTCGAGGTCGGCGTCGCCACCGAGCTGTTCGGGCTGCCGCGGCCCGAGTTGGGCCTCGCCGGGCCGCTGTACGACGTGACGCTGTGCGCGCCCGCGCGTGAGGTGCGGATGAACCACGGGTTCTTCACGCTGACCGGGGTGCCCGGGCTGGACGTGGTCGACGCGGCGGACACCCTCGTCGTGCCCGGCCGCCCGGACAACGTCGTGCCGCGTGGCGCCGCCGTGCTCGACGCCATCCGGCGCACGCACGCGCGTGGCGCACGCGTGATGAGCCTGTGCACCGGAAGCTTCGCGCTCGCCGAGGCCGGGCTGCTCGACGGGCGACGGGCCACCACGCACTGGCGCTGGGCCGATGCCTTCCGGGAGCTGCATCCGAGAGTGCTGCTGGAACCGGACGTGCTCTTCGTCGACGAGGGCGACATCCTCACCGCCGCGGGCAGCGCCGCCGCGCTCGACCTGTGCCTGCATGTCGTACGGCGGGACCATGGCGCCGAAGTAGCCAATGCCGTGTCCCGGCGGCTGGTGTTCGCCGCGCATCGGGACGGCGGGCAGAAGCAGTTCGTGGAGCGGCCGCTGCCGGACGTGCCGGACGAGTCGCTGGCGCCGCTGCTGACGTGGGCGCAGGAACGGCTGGGGGAACCGCTGACGGTGGCTGACCAGGCGGTGCGTGCGGCGGTGTCGCCGGCCACCCTGCACCGGCGTTTCCAGGCCCAGCTCGGGACGACGCCGCTGGCCTGGCTGACGGGGGAGCGGGTGGCGCTCGCGTGCCGCCTGATCGAGCGCGGGGAGGAACGGCTGGACGTGGTGGCGGCGAGGAGCGGACTGGGCACGGCAGCGAACCTCCGCGTGCGCGTGCGGCGCGAGACCGGGCTCAGCCCGTCGGCCTACAGGCGGCGTTTCGGACCGGGCGGCGGGGAACCCCTCGTGTCATGAGATTCCTCGTACGCGACCGGCTCCTCGGCTTCGGTGACGACTACTGGATCGAGGACGACCGGGGCAACAAGGTGTTCCTCGTCGACGGCAAGGCGATGCGGCTGCGGGACACCTTCGAGCTGAAGGACGCCCAGGGGCACGTCCTCATCGACATCCACCAGAAGATGCTCGCCCTGCGCGACACGATGGTGATCGAGCGGGCCGGTGAACCGCTCGCCACGATCCGCCGCAAGCGGCTGTCCCTGCTGCGCAACCACTACCGGGTGTCCCTGGCGGACGGCAGCACGGAACTCGACGTCAGCGGCAAGATCCTCGACCGGGAGTTCGCCGTCGAGTACGACGGCGAACTGCTGGCCGTCGTCTCCCGCCGGTGGCTGCACGTGCGGGAGACCTACGGCGTGGACGTCGTACGGGACGACGCGGATCCGGCGCTGCTGATCGCGGTGGCGGTGTGCGTGATCCACCTGGCGGAGAAGGAGCGAGGGGACGACTGACGGGCGAGGCGGTGCTGACGGGCGGCGGCCGGGGAGGCCGGTGCGCCGTCAGCGACGCGGCGCCGTCAGCCCCAGCATCCGGTCCTTGAGCGCCGGGAACTGATCCCGTGTCACCGCGACCTTCCCCGGGTCGAACTCCACCGTCAGGACCTGCTCCCCCGCACCGGCCTGCGCCAGCACCTCGCCCCACGGATCGACCACGATCGAGTGACCGGCCTGTGGAACTCCCGCGTGCGTCCCGGCCGTTCCACAGGCAAGCACGAACGCCTGGTTCTCCACCGCCCGCGCCTGAGCCAGCAGCGTCCAGTGCGCCCGGCGGCGCTCCGGCCAGCCCGCCGGAATGACCAGGGTCTCGGCGCCGGCGTCGACGAGGCCGCGGAAGAGTTCGGGGAATCGGAGGTCGTAGCAGGTGGCCACACCCAGGGTCGTCCCGGGCAGCCGGACCGTCACCAGTTCCTCGCCCGCGCCCATGAGCACCGCCTCGCCCTTGTCGAAGCCGAAGCGATGGATCTTGCGGTACGCGGCGGCCAGATCACCGGAGGGGGAGAAGACCAGAGAGGTGTTGTAGAGCGGCCCTTCGGGGTCACGCTCAGGGATCGAGCCGGCGTGCAGCCACACGCCCGCGTCGCTCGCGGCCTTCGCCATCGCCTCGTACGTCGGCCCTTCGAGCGGCTCGGCCTCGCTGCCGAACTCCTCGTAGGCGAACGCCCCGGTGGTCCACAGCTCGGGCAGCACGACCAGATCCGCACCCGCCTGGTCCCGCACCAGCGAGGCGACCCTCACCCGACGCGATTCGACCGATTCGTCCTCATTGACGTCGATCTGAAGCAGAGAGGCGCGCACACTACCACCGTCCTGGCATTCGAGCGGTCCACACGGGCATCCACGCGGGGCCTACGATCGTCACACGAAAGCACTGCCGGGGTGCCTCACAGCAGCGTAACTTAGCGTTTCAAGACACCCGCCGACAGCAGCCGCCGCCCACTGGCACCGCCGCCACAACTGCCCGCGTACCGACGTTCCAACCGCCGAGGGGTCCCGTTTCCGTGAGTCTGCATCCCACCCTCCAGCCCTACGCCGACGCCTGGACCCACTCCATCGAAGCGATATCCGAGCTGGTGACGCCGCTTGTGGAGGGCGAGTGGAATCGGCGCACGCCCTGCCCCGGCTGGTCGGTCCGCGACGTCGTGTCCCATGTCATCGGGCTGGACTGCGAGATGCTCGGCGACCCGCGTCCCATCCACACGCTTCCGCGCGACCTCTTCCACGTCACCAACGACAACCAGCGCTACATGGAGATGCAGGTCGACGTCCGCCGCCACCACACGGCGCCGGAGATGACCTCGGAGCTGGAGTACACGGTCATCCGCCGCAACCGCCAGCTGCGCAACGAGTCCCGCGACCCCGGCACGAAGGTGCGCGGCCCGCTCGGGGCGGAGCTCACTCTCGAGGAGTCGATGCGGACCCACGCGTTCGACATCTGGGTCCACGAGCAGGACCTGCGCGCGGCCCTCGGCCGCCCCGGCAACCTCGACTCCCCGGCGCGCACGTCGCCCGCGACGTGCTGCTGGCCAAGCTGCCCGACATCGTCGCCACCAAGGCGGACGCGCCCCGCAGTTCGGCGATCGTGCTCGACGTGCACGGCCCGATCGAGTTCCTGCGCACCATCCGTATCGACATCCAGGGCCGCGGCACTCTCGAAACGGCCCCCGCGCTGGGCCCCGCCGCCACCCTCACCCTCGACTGGGAGACCTACGTCCGCCTGGCCTGCGGCCGCATCACGCCGGAGTCGGCGGCGGACCGGCTCAAGTCGGAGGGCGACGCGGACCTGACCGCGGCGATCCTGCGGAACTTCACGGTCACGCCGTAGGAGTCCGCAGGGCGCCGGGTGCCGCGAGGCGGCCGCCCGTTATTCGCTGTCCGCGGCAGGGGACGCGGGGTTAGCGTGCGTGCCGTGACTGACACGACAACTGAAAACGAGGCCGCCCCCGGCCCTCGTACCGACGAACCGCCCCGCCTCACCCGGTTGACCTTCCACGGTCCGCTGTCCGAGGCACGGGCGCAGGGTCTCGTCCAGCGGCTCACCCGTACGAAACCGATGTCGGTCCTCGACATCGGCTGTGGCTGGGGCGAGCTGATGCTGCGCGTCCTGGCTGCCGCGCCCGACGCGACAGGGGTCGGCATCGACATCAAGGCCGAGGACCTCGTGCGCGGCCGCCGCCTTGCCGAGGCCCGAGGGCTGGCGCGCAGGGCCGAGTTCGTCGAGGAGTCCGCGGTCGGGACCTCACGCGGTCCGGCCGACCTGGTCCTGTGCGTCGGGGCGAGCCAGGCCCTGAGCTCGGCCGAGCCGCCCCATCTCTACACCGACGCCCTGCGCGAACTGCGCCGCCTGGTCGCCGACGGCGGACGCGTGCTGCTCGGGGAGGGCTTCTGGCAGCGCACCCCGGCCCCTGCCGAACTGTCCGGCATGTGGCCCGGAGCCGCCCCCACCGACCACCACGACCTCGCCACCCTGCTCGACCTCGTGGTCGACGCCGGTTTCCGCCCGGAGTGGACGGAGACGGCGACCCTCGGCGAGTGGGAGGAGTTCGAGTCGGCGTACCAGGCGGACGTCGAGATCTGGCTGGCCGAGAACCCGGATCACCCGCTCGCGGCCGAGACGCGCGAGCGCCTCGACCGGCATCGCGCCCAGTGGATGAGCTACCGCGGGGTGCTGGGGATCGCCTACCTCACGCTCGTACCCGTGCGCGGCTGACGCTCGGGCCGACTACGCCGGTACGTGTACGGTCTCCACCCTGCTGGCGACCAGCCGTTCCCGCTCCCTGCGCGCCGCCTGCCTGCGCAGTCGCAGGATCTGGCTGACGCCCAGGGCCTGGAGGACGAACACCGCCGAGAAGGCGACGGCGTAGTCGTCGCCCGTCGCGTCCAGCAGCACGCCGACCACGAACAGGGTCGTCATCGAGGCGACGAAACCACCCATGTTGGTGATCCCGGACGCCGTCCCCTGACGCTCCGGCGGATTCGCCGGCCGCGCGAAGTCGAAGCCGAGCATCGAGGCGGGCCCGCACGCCCCGAGCACCGTGCACAGCACGATCAGCAGCCACATCGGCGCCGTCTCACCGGGCCAGGCCAGCGTCGTCGCCCACAGCACCGCCGTCGCCCCCACCGTGCCCAGCGCCAGCGGCAGCCGCGCCTCGTGGTGCCGGGCGACTACCTGGCCGTAGACCAGGCCCACGACCATGTTCGACAGGACGACGAGGGTGAGCAGTTCACCGGCCGTCGCCCGGGACAGCCCCTGCGCCTCCACCAGGAACGGCATGCCCCACAGCAGCAGGAACACCATCGCCGGGAACTGCGTCGTGAAGTGCACCCACAACCCGAGCCTTGTGCCGGGCTCCCGCCAGGACGCGGATATCTGGCGTCGTACATACGCCGACCCCTGGTGCGGCAGCGGCTCCGGCTCGTGCCCCTCGGGGTGGTCCTTCAGGAACAGGAGGAGCAGGACGAGTACGACGACACCGGCGGCCGCGCTGCCCGCGAACGCCGCCGTCCAGCCCACCCCGTGCAGCAGCCGCGCCAGAACGAGCGTGGAGACGAGGTTGCCCGCCATGCCCGCAAGGCCCGCGAGCTGCGCGATCAGCGGGCCGCGCCGGGCCGGGAACCAGCGGGTGCCGAGCCGCAGCACGCTGATGAAGGTCATCGCGTCGCCGCAGCCCAGCAGCGCGCGCGAGGCGAGGGCCGTGCCGTACGACGGCGAGAAGGCGAAGCCGAGTTGGCCCGCGGTGAACAGCACCACGCCGATGGTCAGCACCTTCTTGGTGCCGAGCCGGTCGACCAGCAGGCCGACGGGTATCTGCATGCCCGCGTACACGAGCAGTTGGAGGATCGAGAACGTCGACAGGGCCGAGGCGTTCACGTCGAAGCGGTCCGCCGCGTCGAGGCCGGCGACCCCTAGGGACGTACGGAAGATGACGGCGACGAAGTAGACCGAGACGCCTGTGCCCCAGATGGCGACGGCGCGGCGGCCGCCTGGGGGTGCCCCCTCTGGGGGAGGACCGCCCGGCAACGCGGCAGCCTTCATCGCTCCTCACCCCGCGCCAGATGCGAGAACCAGCCGATGTGCCGGTGGACCAGCCCGACGGCCTCCTCGGCGTCCCCGGAACGCAGGGCCCGCAGGATCTCCTCGTGCTCGACGAGGGTCTTGGCGATCCGGTCGGGGTGGGAGTGCAGGACTGCCACGCCCATGCGCAGCTGCCGGTCGCGCAGTTGGTCGTAGAGCCGCGACAGGATCTCGTTGCCGCCGCTGCGGACGATCTCCGCGTGGAAGCACCGGTCGGTGACGGCGGCCCCGGCGAGATCACCGGCGGCGGCCTGTTCCTTCTGCCGGGCGAGCAGTTCCTCCAGGCGCTCGATGAGCCCGGGGGGCGCGGGGACGGCCTTGCGCGCCGCGTGCTCCTCGACGAGCATCCGCGTCTCCACCACGTCCTTGATCTCCTGTGCGGAGACCGGCAGAACCAGTGCGCCCTTCTTCGGGTAGAGCTTGATCAGCCCTTCGACCTCCAGCCGCAGCAGCGCCTCCCGCACCGGAGTGCGCGAGACACCTACGGCCTGGGCGAGCTCGCCCTCGGTGAGCAGAGTGCCGCCCTCGTAACGGCGGTCCAGGACGCCCTGTTTGACGTGGGTGTAGACGCGGTCGGCGGCGGGGGGCTGCTTGAGCGTGGCGGGCGGGGCGGAAGGCATGGCCACAGCATAGATACAACACGTACGCATGGCGGTCGGCGTCCACCATGCGGACCCCAAAAGGGATCCCCGGGCAAAGAAGCGGCACCTGCCGCAACTGGTGCACAACCTTCTGTGTTAATTACGTGTCACACACGTGCGGCCCCACTTTCTTCCCCCTCCAACTCGGCCGCACTTTCGGGGCATTCGACGCAATCGGGGTATTTAAGTTGATAACCGCCACCAAGGGCCTCCGCGTCCGCAGAGCCGCAGCCGCCGCCGTCACGACCGGCGCCGTGCTCGTGACCGGAGCCCTCACCGCGGCTCCCGCGCAGGCCGTGACGGCACCCTCCATCACCGCCAAGGGCGGGTACCTGATGAACAGCGCGACCGGCACGACGCTCTTCACCAAGGCCGCTGACACCAAGAGGCTCACCGCCTCCACCACGAAGATCATGACGGCGAAGGTCGTTCTGTCGCAGTCGAACCTGAACCTGGACACCAAGGTGACGATCAAGAAGGAGGTCAGCGACTACATGGTCCGCAAGGGCTACCCGTCGACTGCCCGCCTGATCGTCGGCGACAAGGTGACCGTCCGTCAGCTGCTCTACGGGATGATGCTGCCGTCCGGCTGTGACGCGGCGATGGCCCTCGCAGACAAGTTCGGTTCCGGCTCGACCGTCGCCGCCCGCACCAAGAGCTTCATCGGCAAGATGAACACCATGGCCAAGAGCCTGGGCATGACGAACACGAAGTTCGACTCGTTCGACGGCATAAGCAACGGCTCCAACGCCTCGACGCCGCGAGACCTGACGAAGCTCGCCCGCAGCGTGATGAAGAGCTCCACGTTCAAGACCGTCGTGAAGACCAAGTCGTACACGGCCAAGACCATCACGAAGACCGGTTCCACCCGCACGATGGCGGCGTGGACGAACACCAACACCCTGCTCGGCTGGAACGGCACGCTCGGCATCAAGACGGGCTCCGGCACCGAGGCCAAGTACTGCCTGGTCTTCGCCGCCACGAAGAACGGCGAGCAGGTCATGGGCGCCGTGCTGACCGCCTCCTCGGAGGCCAACCGCACGGCGGACGTGAAGAAGCTGATCAACTACGGCTACGCCCGCATCAGCTGACCTCCAAGTACTGAGCGAAAGGGGCGGCCACTCGACAGGGGCCGCCCCTTTCGCTACCTCCCGTGGCTCACGCCCAGGTGATCAGCCGCTTCGGCTGCTCCAGGATCGCCGCCACGTCCGCCAGCACCTTGGAGCCCAGCGCACCGTCCACCAGCCGGTGGTCGAAGCTGAGCGCCAGCGTCGTGACCTGACGCGGCTTCACCTTGCCCTTGTGGACCCAGGGCTGGAGCTTGATCGCGCCGACCGCGAG comes from the Streptomyces sp. NBC_00443 genome and includes:
- a CDS encoding D-alanyl-D-alanine carboxypeptidase family protein, whose protein sequence is MITATKGLRVRRAAAAAVTTGAVLVTGALTAAPAQAVTAPSITAKGGYLMNSATGTTLFTKAADTKRLTASTTKIMTAKVVLSQSNLNLDTKVTIKKEVSDYMVRKGYPSTARLIVGDKVTVRQLLYGMMLPSGCDAAMALADKFGSGSTVAARTKSFIGKMNTMAKSLGMTNTKFDSFDGISNGSNASTPRDLTKLARSVMKSSTFKTVVKTKSYTAKTITKTGSTRTMAAWTNTNTLLGWNGTLGIKTGSGTEAKYCLVFAATKNGEQVMGAVLTASSEANRTADVKKLINYGYARIS